The region TATATTAAACGCTGTATCTAAACGAGAATAGCCGCCCTCCTGCGGCCCGCCTCGGAGCACAGCCTACCGCTTCGCCGCCTCCTTCCTCTTCCACTCACCACCCGGCCCTTTCTCGTAGACCCGCTCCACCGCCGCCCAGGCGACCTTGTGGGCAACCTCCTCGCGCGACTCTTCAGGGTTTCGCCGCTCCGAGGGATCGGCATACTGCTCCCAGGCGCTGTTGAACGCCTCTCGGTAGATATCCTGACCCTGCCGGGGAAGCAACTCCCTCACCAGCAACGGCAGGTCTTCGTTCCGCATGTACTTCGGCATCG is a window of Methanoculleus sp. 7T DNA encoding:
- a CDS encoding ChaB family protein → MPKYMRNEDLPLLVRELLPRQGQDIYREAFNSAWEQYADPSERRNPEESREEVAHKVAWAAVERVYEKGPGGEWKRKEAAKR